One genomic window of Halolamina sediminis includes the following:
- the nuoK gene encoding NADH-quinone oxidoreductase subunit NuoK, whose amino-acid sequence MVPIEYYLVLSAAVFSIGLYGLLTRENALLFLMSVELMLNAANINFVAFSLQWGNLTGQVMSLFVMGLAAAEVAVGIGIILVLYRNFNDVDVTLPQSMRW is encoded by the coding sequence ATGGTCCCCATCGAGTACTACCTCGTACTGTCGGCAGCGGTGTTCTCCATCGGCCTCTACGGCCTGCTGACCCGAGAGAACGCGCTGCTGTTCCTGATGTCGGTCGAACTGATGCTCAACGCCGCGAACATCAACTTCGTGGCGTTCAGCCTCCAGTGGGGAAACCTCACCGGGCAGGTGATGAGCCTGTTCGTGATGGGGCTGGCTGCGGCCGAAGTGGCTGTCGGCATCGGCATCATCCTCGTGCTGTACCGCAACTTCAACGACGTCGACGTGACCCTTCCGCAGTCGATGAGGTGGTAA
- a CDS encoding NADH-quinone oxidoreductase subunit J — protein sequence MVTETITFALFAAVTVGCALGVVLVKDPWHSALLLGGALTSLAVHYVMLQATFPATMQILVYIGGVLVLITFAVMLTRTEQPKPEVYS from the coding sequence ATGGTCACAGAGACAATCACGTTCGCGCTGTTCGCCGCCGTGACGGTCGGGTGTGCGCTGGGGGTCGTCCTCGTGAAGGACCCCTGGCACTCGGCACTCCTGCTCGGCGGTGCGCTGACGAGTCTGGCGGTCCACTACGTGATGCTGCAGGCCACGTTCCCGGCGACGATGCAGATTCTCGTCTACATCGGGGGCGTGCTCGTGCTCATCACGTTCGCCGTCATGCTCACGCGAACCGAACAGCCGAAACCGGAGGTGTACAGCTAG
- a CDS encoding NuoI/complex I 23 kDa subunit family protein — MIGILKGMATTMKHALDGNTFTVEYPEVAPEVSPRFRGVHKFSQERCIWCRQCENVCPNDTIQIVMDEQRNGEQYNLHIGQCIYCRLCEEVCPVDAILLTQNFEFTADTKDEFAYNKEQLKNVPWYKGSDPLEARNPDRSAWVGEGAGEVDYQ, encoded by the coding sequence ATGATCGGAATCCTGAAAGGCATGGCAACGACGATGAAGCACGCGTTGGACGGCAACACCTTCACGGTCGAGTACCCGGAGGTCGCGCCCGAAGTGAGCCCGCGATTCCGCGGGGTCCACAAGTTCAGCCAGGAGCGCTGTATCTGGTGTCGGCAGTGTGAGAACGTCTGCCCGAACGACACGATCCAGATCGTGATGGACGAGCAGCGCAACGGCGAGCAGTACAACCTCCACATCGGGCAGTGTATCTACTGCCGGCTGTGCGAGGAGGTCTGTCCCGTCGACGCGATCCTGCTGACCCAGAACTTCGAGTTCACGGCGGACACGAAAGACGAGTTCGCCTACAACAAGGAACAGCTGAAGAACGTGCCGTGGTACAAGGGGAGCGACCCCCTCGAAGCCCGCAACCCCGACCGATCCGCGTGGGTCGGCGAGGGTGCCGGCGAGGTCGACTACCAGTAA
- a CDS encoding complex I subunit 1/NuoH family protein: MLQAETPLPDLLVNLLGLGGSGAVGEFVAALLAAFIVGNVMLAMTGVAGPWAKRKITAAFTDRIAADRIGPKGIGTIPADALRLLSKELIVPEGADRPAWDVAPLIVAGSAMLGFAVIPMGSGIQLADPEVGLAYVFAVASIASLGMVMAGYASNNKYSMLGALRAVAQNLAYEIPLVVTGISVVLFTGSLRMSEIVAVQQETLVSIGGIAIPSWFAIVNPFAFVLFLVANVAEVGRNPFDIPEAPTEIVAGFQTEYSSVYFVLLYLGEFLHIFLGGAITAVLFLGGAAGPGPESIGFLWFVVKIWAFFLFTQWLRSAAPRLRIDQLIEVGWKGMLELSFLNLVLTALIVGVVV, encoded by the coding sequence ATGCTGCAGGCCGAGACCCCGCTGCCGGACCTGCTCGTGAACCTGCTCGGGCTCGGTGGCTCCGGCGCAGTCGGCGAGTTCGTCGCCGCGCTGCTGGCGGCCTTCATCGTCGGCAACGTGATGCTCGCGATGACCGGCGTCGCCGGCCCGTGGGCAAAGCGGAAGATCACCGCGGCGTTCACCGACCGCATCGCCGCCGACCGAATCGGTCCGAAGGGGATCGGGACGATCCCGGCCGACGCGCTCCGGCTCCTCTCGAAGGAGCTGATCGTCCCCGAGGGCGCCGACCGCCCGGCGTGGGACGTGGCGCCGCTGATCGTCGCCGGTTCGGCGATGCTCGGCTTCGCGGTGATCCCGATGGGCAGCGGCATCCAGCTCGCCGACCCCGAGGTCGGGCTCGCGTACGTGTTCGCGGTCGCGTCGATCGCCAGCCTCGGCATGGTGATGGCGGGCTACGCGTCGAACAACAAGTACTCGATGCTGGGCGCGCTGCGCGCGGTCGCCCAGAACCTCGCCTACGAGATCCCGCTGGTCGTGACGGGGATCTCGGTGGTGCTGTTTACGGGCTCGCTCCGGATGAGCGAGATCGTCGCCGTCCAGCAGGAGACGCTGGTCTCCATCGGCGGCATCGCGATCCCGTCGTGGTTCGCGATCGTCAACCCGTTCGCGTTCGTCCTGTTCCTCGTGGCCAACGTCGCCGAGGTGGGGCGGAACCCGTTCGACATCCCCGAGGCGCCGACGGAGATCGTCGCCGGGTTCCAGACCGAGTACTCCTCGGTGTACTTTGTGCTGCTGTACCTGGGTGAGTTCCTGCACATCTTCCTCGGCGGTGCCATCACCGCGGTGCTGTTCCTCGGTGGCGCGGCCGGCCCCGGCCCGGAGAGCATCGGCTTCCTCTGGTTCGTGGTGAAGATCTGGGCCTTCTTCCTGTTCACTCAGTGGCTGCGCTCGGCGGCGCCGCGGCTGCGTATCGACCAGCTGATCGAAGTCGGCTGGAAGGGGATGCTCGAACTCTCCTTCCTCAATCTGGTGCTCACGGCCCTAATCGTGGGGGTGGTTGTATGA